A genome region from Bradyrhizobium commune includes the following:
- a CDS encoding ABC transporter ATP-binding protein, protein MTEPVLSVRNLQVEFASRRGTLRAIDGVSFDIAKGEVLGVVGESGAGKSVTGLSVIGLIDPPGRISAGEIRLSGLRVDNLPPEEMRRIRGKRIGMIFQDPLTSLNPLYKVGDQIVETIKTHLNLSETAARRRAIDLLAEVGIPAPEKRIDGYPHEFSGGMRQRVVIALAICAEPELIIADEPTTALDVSVQAQIISLIKRLGRDHGTAVMLVTHDMGVIAETSDRVAVMYAGRVAEIGPVQDVVKNPLHPYAKGLMGAIPTLAGDDKRLVQIPGSMPRLSAIPRGCSFNPRCASAFDRCRVDRPEPLSRGTQSVACHLYDSVPAESAA, encoded by the coding sequence CCGCGGCACGCTGCGGGCGATCGACGGTGTCTCCTTCGACATCGCCAAGGGCGAAGTGCTGGGCGTGGTCGGCGAATCCGGCGCCGGCAAATCCGTCACCGGGCTCTCGGTGATCGGCCTGATCGATCCGCCCGGCCGCATCTCCGCCGGCGAGATCCGCCTCTCCGGCCTGCGCGTCGACAATCTGCCGCCGGAGGAAATGCGCCGTATCAGGGGAAAGCGCATCGGCATGATCTTCCAGGATCCCCTCACCTCGCTCAATCCGCTCTACAAGGTCGGCGACCAGATCGTGGAGACGATCAAGACCCACCTGAACCTGTCCGAGACGGCGGCGCGCCGCCGCGCCATCGATCTGCTCGCCGAAGTCGGCATTCCCGCACCGGAAAAGCGCATCGACGGTTATCCCCATGAATTCTCCGGCGGCATGCGCCAGCGCGTGGTGATTGCGCTCGCGATCTGCGCCGAGCCGGAACTGATCATCGCCGACGAGCCGACCACCGCACTCGACGTCTCCGTGCAAGCGCAGATCATCTCGCTGATCAAACGCCTCGGCCGCGATCACGGCACCGCGGTGATGCTGGTGACGCACGACATGGGCGTGATCGCCGAGACCTCCGACCGCGTTGCCGTGATGTATGCCGGCCGTGTCGCCGAGATCGGCCCGGTGCAGGACGTCGTGAAGAACCCGCTGCACCCCTACGCCAAGGGCCTGATGGGCGCGATCCCCACGCTTGCCGGCGATGACAAGCGCCTGGTTCAGATCCCCGGCTCGATGCCGCGGCTGTCGGCGATCCCGCGCGGCTGCTCGTTCAATCCGCGCTGCGCCTCCGCCTTCGATCGCTGCCGGGTGGACCGGCCGGAGCCGTTGTCGCGCGGCACACAGTCGGTTGCCTGCCATCTCTATGACAGCGTGCCGGCGGAGAGCGCGGCATGA
- a CDS encoding ABC transporter ATP-binding protein, whose product MSAPFVQATNLRRVFDVSKPWLNRVLEGGQLEFLKAVDGVTFDIRKGETFALVGESGSGKTTVARMVVGLLPPSSGDVLIDGIPMADPRQALARRKLRRRIQMIFQDPYASLNPRFRVDAIISEPIRAFDLIQGERDIQARVGELLSLVGLHPDDRLKFPHEFSGGQRQRIAIARALASDAEFIVCDEPTSALDVSVQAQILNLMRDLQDKFGLTYMFISHNLAVVRHMASRVGVMYLGRIVEIAEGRELFSRPRMPYTKMLLGAVPDLAMSGRQRIPVKGEIPNPINPPPGCAFNPRCPLAFDLCRKETPELIDGVACHAVNTAPVPA is encoded by the coding sequence ATGAGCGCGCCTTTCGTCCAGGCGACAAATCTGCGCCGCGTCTTCGACGTCTCGAAGCCATGGCTCAACCGCGTGCTTGAAGGCGGGCAGCTCGAATTTCTCAAGGCAGTCGACGGCGTCACGTTTGATATCAGGAAGGGCGAGACGTTTGCGCTGGTCGGTGAGTCCGGCTCGGGCAAGACCACGGTGGCGCGGATGGTCGTCGGCCTTTTGCCGCCGAGCTCCGGGGACGTGCTGATCGACGGAATCCCGATGGCCGATCCCCGGCAGGCGCTGGCGCGGCGAAAACTGCGACGCCGCATCCAGATGATCTTTCAGGATCCGTATGCGAGCCTGAACCCGCGCTTCCGCGTCGATGCCATCATCTCCGAGCCGATCCGCGCCTTCGACCTGATCCAGGGCGAGCGCGACATCCAGGCCCGCGTCGGCGAGCTGCTCAGCCTCGTCGGCCTGCATCCCGACGACCGATTGAAGTTTCCACACGAGTTCTCAGGCGGCCAGCGCCAGCGCATCGCGATCGCGCGCGCGCTCGCCTCAGATGCCGAGTTCATCGTCTGCGACGAGCCGACCTCGGCGCTCGACGTCTCCGTGCAGGCGCAGATCCTCAATTTGATGCGCGATCTCCAGGACAAGTTCGGCCTGACCTACATGTTCATCAGCCACAACCTCGCCGTGGTCCGCCACATGGCGAGCCGCGTCGGCGTGATGTATCTCGGCCGCATCGTCGAGATCGCCGAGGGACGCGAGCTGTTTTCCCGCCCGCGCATGCCCTACACCAAGATGCTGCTCGGCGCCGTGCCAGACCTCGCCATGAGCGGCCGCCAGCGCATTCCGGTCAAGGGCGAGATCCCGAACCCGATCAACCCGCCACCCGGCTGCGCCTTCAATCCGCGCTGCCCGCTGGCATTCGACCTCTGCCGCAAGGAAACCCCGGAATTGATCGACGGCGTCGCCTGCCACGCGGTTAACACCGCGCCGGTCCCGGCGTGA
- a CDS encoding gamma-glutamyltransferase family protein produces MASKVNPDPFTTRPEIEGTFGVVASTHWIATAVGMAALEKGGNAFDAGVATAFTLQVVEPHLNGPGGDVPIIVHDVKRGRTEVICGQGPAPARATIAHYRSEGLDMVPGTGLLAACVPGTFESWMMLLRDYGTLRLRDVLEPAISYASFGHPLVERACATIQTVEQLFRKHWPTSAAVYLPNGEVPRPGTLFTNKTLAATYTRILSEAESGGGGRDAEIDRARKAWSQGFVAEAIDKFCRTQEVMDVSGSPHRGVLSADDMARWQPTIETPLTYDYGRYTVCKAGVWSQGPVTLQQLALLKGFALDGLDPTGPEFIHLQIECAKLAFADREKFYGDPKFNEIPIATLLSDAYNDERRKLVADKASLDFRPGAVEGFGGVVKLRRAEGQREAVGALGAGEPTVGRFGEVRGDTVHFDIIDKAGNMVSSTPSGGWLQSSPVIPEIGFCLGSRAQMFWLEENHPASLAPGKRPRTTLSPTMALHDGEPYLAWGSPGGDQQDQWITQFFLRHVHCNLNLQEAIDAPAWHSEHFPISFWPRTARPGVLVVENRVPKATIENLRQRGHIVEVGPDWSEGRLTAASRVGVRRRAAANPRGMQGYAAGR; encoded by the coding sequence ATGGCCAGCAAAGTCAATCCCGATCCCTTTACAACGCGCCCCGAGATCGAGGGCACGTTCGGGGTCGTCGCCTCTACACACTGGATCGCGACCGCCGTCGGTATGGCCGCGCTCGAAAAGGGCGGCAACGCGTTCGATGCCGGCGTCGCCACAGCCTTCACGCTCCAGGTGGTGGAGCCGCATCTGAACGGCCCCGGCGGCGACGTGCCGATCATCGTGCATGACGTCAAGCGAGGCCGCACCGAGGTGATCTGCGGCCAAGGCCCGGCGCCGGCCCGCGCGACCATCGCACATTACAGGAGCGAGGGCCTCGACATGGTGCCCGGCACAGGTCTCCTTGCGGCCTGTGTCCCCGGCACCTTCGAATCCTGGATGATGCTGCTGCGCGACTACGGCACGCTGCGGCTGCGCGACGTGCTGGAGCCCGCGATCTCCTATGCTAGCTTTGGCCATCCGCTGGTCGAGCGCGCCTGCGCGACGATCCAGACCGTGGAGCAATTGTTCCGCAAGCACTGGCCGACCTCGGCCGCGGTTTACCTGCCGAACGGCGAAGTGCCGCGCCCCGGCACGCTCTTCACCAACAAGACATTGGCCGCGACCTACACCCGCATCCTCAGCGAAGCCGAGAGTGGCGGCGGAGGACGCGATGCCGAGATCGATCGCGCGCGAAAGGCCTGGTCGCAAGGTTTTGTCGCTGAGGCCATCGACAAGTTCTGCCGGACGCAAGAGGTGATGGACGTCAGCGGCTCGCCACATCGCGGCGTGCTCTCGGCCGACGACATGGCGCGCTGGCAGCCGACGATCGAGACGCCGCTCACCTACGATTATGGCCGCTACACCGTCTGCAAGGCCGGCGTCTGGAGCCAGGGCCCGGTCACGCTGCAACAGCTGGCGCTGCTGAAGGGCTTTGCACTCGACGGGCTCGACCCGACCGGGCCGGAGTTCATCCATCTCCAGATCGAATGCGCCAAGCTCGCCTTCGCGGACCGCGAGAAATTCTACGGCGATCCGAAGTTCAACGAGATCCCGATCGCGACGCTGCTGTCGGACGCCTACAACGATGAGCGCCGCAAGCTCGTCGCCGACAAGGCCTCGCTCGACTTCCGGCCCGGCGCGGTCGAGGGCTTTGGCGGCGTGGTCAAGCTGCGCCGCGCCGAGGGACAGCGTGAGGCGGTGGGCGCGCTCGGCGCTGGCGAGCCAACGGTCGGCCGCTTCGGCGAAGTGCGCGGCGACACCGTGCATTTCGACATCATCGACAAGGCCGGCAACATGGTGTCCTCGACACCGTCGGGCGGCTGGCTGCAATCCTCACCGGTCATTCCGGAAATCGGCTTCTGCCTCGGCAGCCGGGCCCAGATGTTCTGGCTGGAGGAAAACCATCCGGCCTCGCTCGCGCCCGGCAAACGGCCACGCACCACGCTGTCCCCGACCATGGCGCTGCATGACGGCGAGCCGTATCTGGCCTGGGGCTCGCCCGGGGGCGACCAGCAGGATCAGTGGATCACGCAGTTCTTTCTGCGCCACGTCCATTGCAACCTCAATCTCCAGGAAGCGATCGACGCGCCGGCCTGGCACTCCGAGCACTTCCCGATCTCGTTCTGGCCGCGCACCGCGCGCCCCGGCGTGCTTGTGGTCGAGAACCGCGTGCCGAAGGCGACGATCGAAAATTTGCGCCAGCGCGGTCATATCGTGGAAGTCGGACCCGACTGGTCCGAGGGCCGCCTCACCGCGGCCTCGCGCGTCGGGGTACGCCGCCGCGCAGCCGCCAATCCGCGGGGCATGCAGGGTTACGCCGCGGGACGCTGA
- a CDS encoding DUF1028 domain-containing protein: protein MTWSIIARDPATGQFGIAVATRFFAVGARVPYIAAGLGAIATQAFVNPYYGIDGVKLLREGLNAHDVLAALLATDDGRESRQIHIMDASGAIAAHTGRDCVAWCGHVAGSGFSIAGNMLAGSDVLSETAKTYIASDSLPFPRRLLAAMRAGEAAGGDKRGKQSAALLIHGEEEWPALDIRADDHPDPLGELERLDQVSHELWVHFRNSMPTRQNSAGNTDRSVIDASIAAARARQT, encoded by the coding sequence ATGACCTGGTCGATCATCGCGCGCGATCCTGCCACCGGCCAGTTCGGCATCGCGGTTGCGACCCGCTTCTTCGCCGTCGGTGCGCGCGTGCCGTATATCGCCGCCGGCCTCGGCGCCATCGCGACGCAGGCCTTCGTCAATCCTTATTACGGCATCGACGGCGTCAAGCTCTTGCGAGAAGGCCTGAACGCGCATGATGTTCTCGCCGCGCTGCTCGCGACAGACGATGGCCGCGAGAGCCGCCAAATCCACATCATGGATGCGAGCGGTGCGATCGCGGCGCATACGGGTCGTGATTGCGTCGCCTGGTGCGGGCACGTGGCGGGCAGCGGCTTTTCCATCGCCGGCAACATGCTTGCGGGCTCCGATGTTCTCAGCGAGACCGCGAAGACCTATATCGCCAGTGACAGCCTGCCCTTCCCGCGCCGTCTGCTCGCGGCGATGCGCGCAGGCGAAGCCGCCGGCGGCGACAAGCGCGGCAAGCAGTCGGCCGCGCTATTGATCCACGGCGAGGAGGAATGGCCGGCACTGGACATTCGTGCCGATGATCATCCTGATCCGCTCGGCGAGCTCGAACGGCTCGACCAAGTCAGCCACGAGCTCTGGGTGCACTTCCGCAACTCGATGCCGACGCGGCAGAACTCGGCCGGCAACACCGATCGCAGCGTCATCGACGCCAGCATCGCCGCAGCGCGCGCAAGGCAGACATGA
- a CDS encoding ABC transporter ATP-binding protein, whose amino-acid sequence MSTNPLIEIRDLRIRFHGDDGRITHAVDSVDLSVANGATLGLVGESGCGKSVTSLAIMGLLPKSNAEISGAIKFDGFDLLKTPDQTLRDLRGNRLAMIFQEPMTSLNPSFTIGDQIVETILRHRGGSRKSARDRTIALLRRVHIPSPERRIDEYPHKLSGGMRQRVMIAMALACDPRLLIADEPTTALDVTLQAQILELMRELKAASGAAIILITHDLGVVAEVCDEVAVMYAGEIVERAPVDELFSAPQHPYTVGLLGSIPRLDHRAEQLATIEGMVPNMAQPPAGCRFAARCPFVLEACTRAPPPLVEVSAGHLSRCIRAPLELLVS is encoded by the coding sequence ATGAGCACTAACCCTCTCATCGAGATCAGGGATCTGCGCATCCGCTTCCACGGCGACGACGGCCGGATCACCCATGCGGTCGACAGCGTCGATCTCAGCGTCGCCAATGGCGCAACGCTTGGCCTCGTCGGCGAATCCGGCTGCGGCAAGAGCGTGACGTCGCTCGCGATCATGGGTCTGCTGCCGAAGAGCAACGCCGAGATATCAGGGGCGATCAAGTTCGACGGTTTCGACCTGCTCAAGACTCCCGACCAGACTCTGCGCGACCTCCGCGGCAACCGGCTCGCGATGATCTTCCAGGAGCCGATGACCTCGCTCAATCCGAGCTTCACCATCGGCGACCAGATCGTCGAGACGATCCTGCGTCATCGTGGCGGCTCACGGAAGAGCGCGCGCGACCGCACGATCGCGCTGCTTCGGCGGGTCCACATCCCCTCGCCCGAGCGGCGGATCGACGAATATCCGCACAAGCTCTCGGGCGGCATGCGCCAGCGCGTCATGATCGCGATGGCGCTCGCCTGCGATCCCCGGCTCCTGATCGCGGACGAACCGACCACCGCGCTCGACGTCACCTTGCAGGCGCAGATCCTGGAGCTGATGCGCGAGCTCAAGGCCGCCAGCGGTGCCGCCATCATCCTGATCACCCATGATCTCGGCGTGGTCGCCGAGGTCTGCGACGAGGTCGCGGTGATGTATGCCGGCGAGATCGTCGAGCGCGCGCCTGTGGATGAATTGTTCTCGGCGCCACAGCATCCCTATACGGTCGGCCTGCTCGGCTCGATCCCGCGGCTCGATCATCGCGCCGAGCAGCTCGCCACGATCGAGGGCATGGTGCCGAACATGGCACAGCCGCCCGCCGGCTGCCGCTTCGCCGCGCGCTGCCCGTTCGTGCTGGAGGCCTGCACCAGGGCGCCGCCGCCGCTGGTCGAAGTCAGCGCCGGCCACCTCTCGCGCTGCATCCGCGCGCCGCTCGAACTGTTGGTGTCGTGA
- a CDS encoding ABC transporter ATP-binding protein — MALLEVNGLVKHFVAERSLFGRALAHVKAVDGVSFSLEAGKTLALVGESGCGKSTVSRLVLRLIEPDAGAVRFEGRDLLALDADALRAFRREAQIIFQDPYASLNPRMTVGQILTEPLTLHNLVPPAQRRERVAEILRLVGLEPRLERRYPHEFSGGQRQRIAIARALAVEPKLIICDEPVSALDVSIRSQILNLLRELQDRLGLAYIFVSHDLAVVKHIADHVAVMNLGQIVETAEADALFAAPRHPYSRALLSAIPVPKPRAKSSRIVLQGEIPSALNPPPGCRFHTRCPYVVDRCRSEMPQLVADGIGHATACHRTSELPPSAAIVPSDGGFSPALEKLVAAFSGGPEAVRGGGVSSLGTDPA, encoded by the coding sequence ATGGCGCTGCTCGAGGTCAACGGCCTGGTCAAGCATTTCGTCGCCGAACGCTCATTGTTCGGCCGCGCGCTGGCGCATGTCAAAGCGGTCGATGGTGTTAGCTTTTCTCTTGAGGCCGGAAAGACGCTGGCGCTGGTCGGCGAGTCCGGCTGCGGCAAATCCACCGTCAGCCGCCTCGTGCTGCGTCTGATCGAGCCGGATGCAGGCGCGGTGCGCTTCGAGGGCCGCGACCTGCTCGCGCTCGATGCCGACGCGCTGCGCGCCTTTCGCCGCGAGGCCCAGATCATCTTCCAGGATCCCTACGCCTCGCTCAATCCGCGCATGACGGTCGGCCAGATCCTGACCGAGCCGCTGACGCTGCACAATCTCGTGCCGCCGGCGCAGCGCCGGGAGCGGGTCGCGGAGATATTGCGGCTGGTCGGGCTGGAGCCGCGGCTCGAGCGACGCTATCCGCACGAATTCTCCGGCGGCCAGCGCCAGCGCATCGCCATTGCCCGTGCGCTTGCGGTCGAGCCAAAACTGATCATCTGCGACGAGCCGGTCTCGGCGCTGGACGTCTCGATCCGCTCGCAGATCCTGAACCTCTTGCGCGAGCTTCAGGACCGGCTTGGCCTCGCCTATATCTTCGTCTCGCACGATCTCGCCGTGGTCAAGCACATCGCCGACCACGTCGCGGTGATGAATCTCGGCCAGATCGTCGAGACGGCCGAAGCGGATGCGCTGTTCGCGGCGCCCCGCCACCCCTATAGCCGGGCGCTGCTGTCCGCGATCCCCGTGCCTAAACCGCGGGCAAAAAGCAGCCGGATTGTGCTCCAGGGCGAGATCCCAAGCGCCCTGAACCCGCCGCCGGGATGCCGCTTCCACACCCGCTGCCCCTATGTCGTCGACCGTTGCCGCAGCGAAATGCCACAGCTCGTGGCGGATGGCATCGGACATGCAACGGCCTGCCACCGAACGTCGGAACTGCCGCCCTCCGCGGCGATCGTCCCGTCGGACGGCGGCTTCTCGCCGGCCCTTGAAAAATTGGTCGCTGCCTTCAGCGGCGGCCCGGAAGCAGTCCGCGGCGGCGGGGTTAGTTCATTGGGGACCGACCCGGCATAG